From the Cololabis saira isolate AMF1-May2022 chromosome 24, fColSai1.1, whole genome shotgun sequence genome, the window tgagcAAATTCTTCCTgattcctccacagagtggaccagcagagcTCAGAGCCTCCCAGCagtccgtctgtccagcagcatcagacacagctggactccatatttctggtctgtacatgaacaacaactggTTCTCCATCTGTTCTggtgatgtttgtctccatgctggtctttggagaccagtggactgtcagtctgtccaacatggatctgatgtttgtctccatggtttcagtctgattgtgtccttcatgtggtcttctgttccagctgctggaggacaacattgtcatgtttgtgaagaacgagctgaagaagatccagagggttctgagtccagattacccagaatcccttgTGTATCTGTTGGAGGGTGAGGATGAAGCGCAGCGGAAGAGCAGCAGAGAGGCGtttgtgaagatcacagtgaacttcctgaggagaatgaagcaggaggagctggctgagtGTCTGCAGAGCTGTAAGAggatttctctgaacatttAAGCTGTTGAATAAATGACCCAGAATGCCTCAGGAGATGAACAATATTCACAGATCAACCACAACATTAAAACCACTGATTTGAACCACTCAAATCTGCATTCTTTACCCACATGAAGGTTATTTTGACTGATGACACCCACCTAAACCTTTCTGCAGTCCAGTCGCCCCCACAGGTGAAGTCTCTGGTCACACCTTGCTTAGAAAGGTCTCTAAGAACAAGACTAAGAATCTGAGGTGTTCGTTGATCCTCTAGACATCTGAGATACCAACCTGATGTGATCTGGCAGCAACTGTGGGGTCCAATACCACACCAAGTCTTTAGCCTGGACATTCAACTTCAACCCACAAACCAACAACCCCTCAGGGCTCTACTTGTAACATCCTGGTATTAGAAACTCCAGCACCCGAACAGTGTTTTTGTAACTTCCAATGTTGTCAATGTTCAGAGGTGTTTTAAAAACTATCTACTCAATATTGGACAGCTCATCGTAAAGTTACAGCTGATCAGTGGATGTTCAAATCCTGATTGTTTTTAGAAGAATTAAGATGTTGAGTGAGCTTTATAAAACActatgggccaaatccacaaaaggattgcgcggcttttgcggccgctaaaccggtgcaaatgagacaaaaagagagcgtctaattcacaaagcacccgcaaagggcgaattgctccacaaactgcgctgccaagcaaatagtggcagtctgcgccggtgccatttgcatgcatgcaaattaggtaatattcatacattcggcgcaaaattgccccctttctatgcaaataagcctcattgcaaaaagcgcctaattcacaaaggccagcgctatttgccacacgcaaaaatagtggagcaaataccgtctttcagaagcgtgtattaaactgcgcgcaaactcctcactccccatcttacataaggggctgctttattacaaacaattccaccatataaacatataaatctagaatgtgtgtgtttaacagctgacctgtaggtgtgtgtagcaaaacaaagaacatgaattaccattagatcctgatctgatcccgatccggtgttaatgaagttactggtgctgtgccttgtgcgtaaatgcgcacagcctcttaacatttgacatttcattagcttatgtcatacagacactgaagtcttttgatgtgtgtgtggagatgatggctatgttctaccacacgatggtggccagtgtactcttttttgctgctttgtgttgggggggcagccTTGCAATCAAAAACACCAGGCGACTGAACAAACTGGTCAAAAAAGCGACTCAGTGTTGGGCAGGAGTCTGGACCCGCTAAGATCTGTGGTGGAgaactggactatattttagtttgcactttacatgatatttgtttaaaaaccttatatgtttattttaatattatgaatgtgcttttattgtctgaatggaagtgtggttgatttttatgtttatgttttgatgagctgctggacggttgaatttccctttggggatgaataaagttctatctatctatctatctatctatctatctatctatctatctatctatctatctatctatctatctatctatctatctatctatctatctatctatctatctatctatctatctatctatctatctatctatctatctatctatctatctatctatctgcatgcgaaatactataagtacaaatacgtgaaagttgaggctattgtgctctctgcagttttcattagggaccaatctgtgtgctgaaatacggagaacactggaaacagctccgctcactcagacaagtgcaaattgcactcagccgcaaaactttatgggcgtgtttgctccggtatatcattagagcaaaatcttttgtgaataggaccttaaagcagggcaaattgcgggcgctaatgcagcgcaatttacagcgctatttgcgggcgcaatctgttctttgtggatttacccctaattttctttctttacattCTTTCATTAAGGTGCGTTTGGTGCAGTTTATCAAAAGCAGCTGAAGtctaagctgaagaagaagtaccagtgtgtgtttgaggggattgttaaagcaggaaacccaacccttctggagcagatctacacagagctctacatcacagagggagggactggagaggTCAACGATGAACATGAGGTCAGGCAGATTGAAGCAGCATCCAGGAAACCAGACCgagcagaaacaaccatcagacaggaagacatctttaaactcccacctggaagagatgaaccaatcagaacagtgatgacgaagggagtggccggcatcgggaaaacagtcttaacacagaagttcactctggactggacggaaggcagaaccaaccaggacatccagttcttgtttccattcaccttcagagagctgaatgtgctgaaagagaaaacgttcagcttggtggaacttgttcatcacttcttcgctgaaaccagagaaatttgcagctttgaagagttccaggtcgtgttcatctttgacggtctggatgagagtcgacttcctctggacttccacaacaatgagtTCCTGACTGATGTTACTGAGTCCACATCggtggatgtgctgctgacaaacctcatcagggggaacctgcttccttctgcgcgtctctggatcaccacacgacccgcagcagccaatcagatccctcctgagtgtgtctCCATGGTAACAGAGGTCAGAGGcttcactgacccacagaaggaggaatacttcaggaagaggttcagagaagaggagcagaccagcagcatcatctcccacatcaagacatcacagagcctccacatcatgtgccacatcccagtcttctgctggatcactgctacggtcctggagaaagtcctggagaccagagagggagggaagctgcccaagaccctgactgagatgtacatccacttcctggtggtccaggccaaactgaagaaggtcaagtatgatggaggagctgagacagatccacactggagtccagagagcaggaagatgatcaggtctctgggaaaactggcttttgagcagctgcagaaaggaaacctgatcttctatgaatcagacctgagagagtgtggcatcgatgtcagagaggcttcagtgtactcaggagtgttcacacagatctttagagaggagagcagcctgtaccaggaccaggtcttctgcttcatccatctgagtgttcaggagtttctggctgctcttcatgtccatcggACCTTCATCAcgtctggagtcaacctgctggaggaacaaaaAAACACCTTCAGATGGTTTAAAATAAGAGCAGAGACTGACCTCTATCAAagtgctgtggacaaggccttacagagtccaaacggacacctggacttgttcctccgcttcctcctgggtctttcactggagaccaatcagactctcctacgaggtctgCTGGAACCAAAACGACAAAGTTCAGATAACAACCAGgaaacaatcaaatacatcaagaagaagatcagtggGGATCAGTCTGCAGAgaaaagcatcaacctgtttcactgtctgaatgaactgaatgatggttctctggtggaggaggtccaacagtccctgaggtcaggacgtctctccacagataaactgtctcctgctcagtggtcagctctggtcttcatcttactgtcatcagaagaagatctggaggtgtttgacctgaaaaagttctcagcttcagaggaggttctacgaaggctgctgccggtggtcaaagcctccaagaaagtttTGTAAGTACCAACAGACACATCTGCTTAATTACAATCACATGTGTTCATGGAGAACAtcagttaaattcactgttcaaCTGAGTTCAGGTACATGTAGGACCAGTTCTCAATGATGATTAATCTCAGGGAACTTTACATGAAGCAGCACTTAATGATTAATAGTTCAGTTTATCAGTATTCATTTAAAGttctgttatttatttcttgACATAATCAATGTTTAAATAACTTAatcatctcctctgcaggttgagtggttgtaacctctcagagcacatctgtgcagatctgtccacagtcctcagctctcagtcctccagtctgacagaactggacctgagtgacaacgacctgcaggattcaggactgaagaaactgtgtcctggactggagagcccacactgtaaactggagtctctcaggtcagaaactGTTGACCGTTAGACCTGTGGTTTATGTTGAAGGGACGTTTTATGACTAGAATTTTTTTTGCTGTCTTTCTGCAGGCTGTCaagctgtctgatctcagaagaaGGTGgtgcttctctggtctcagctctgagctccaacccctcccatctgagagagctggacctgagctacaaccatccaggggaGTCAGCAGTGCAGcttttgtctgctggactggaggatcctcgctggagactggacactctcaggtacggacacagctgctgcagagacGGTATCTGATAGATGAGGACGTCTCTGTCCTTTACTCACATTCTGTCACATTCAGAACAGCGTGAGGAACTTTATGTGTCAATTATCTGAACTCCACCATAACTGAGATCATACCTACTCATGGAGCACACAGATACCTGCCTCTGGAGTCCTGATGTTGGTCATTACTGCTCATCATCTTTGTCCTACACTAaaacacttaaagcagcactatgtaacttttccaccttaaaataatatttccagagtcattgtgatggtacatcaacttacaacaggtttaatgacacctctgtcatggtctgaggggtctgtatcgccttcactggcactatgtaactttgaggagcatggtaggaaccctgccacactaaaaaactacacatttttacggctttgaccgaagaaaataaaagttttttcggaggaggcgaaaaaaaaaagcgagagagtaacaagctaaatgcccggacaagaataaacattggcccggcgttcactcgctggcgtgagatgaaagacgaggagggatgtccgaccgatAGGGATTTATgaggataaaacaagagacagaattgttatgatacaaatgtaaatgtagagttctatgttcaataagaatcaaaattagaatgttttcacatacaggggatttgTCTCcattgaaagttacattgtgctgctttaaccccAAATGATCTCAGCTGAGATCAGAAGAACTTTCATCTTCAGGGTGTTTTCCAGAGTAGTCGGTCTCTGACATTGATCACATCTTCTCTGGACATGAAGCAGTAGCCGTCTCTGGATGTAGAAAAACAATAGTGTGCTGGATTCTTCCTTGTGTTGCCGTGATCATCATCTTTGTGACTCTCTGGCTTTGAACGGAGATCTTTCAGCAGATCGAGTTGCTGTAGCTCATCTGTTGCTGCCATGGGAGCcatgtaatgtccatgtttgctgaaagatactgtgctggtctgacccccctcctcttttcagggtggagcctgctggacaacgatggttgacatcaggtctgaggaagtgtaagtgtgtttttatttaattcacaaattcaaccatcttcacactgacacatcactcattcatgagtccatcaatgatcaatgacagatcaataataattgcagctgggttgtttgttctctccatcagattcctgtcaactcaccatcgacacaaacacagtcaacaacaatatcaaactgtctgacaaaAACAGGAAGATGAAATATGTGAaggaggatcagtcatatcctgatcatccagacaggtttgatcactgttgtcagctgctgtgtagagaagttctgacgggtcgctgttactgggaggtccggTGGAAAGGAtatgtttctgtatcagtgagttacagaagaatcagcaggaaaggagAGTCTAATGTCTGTGTGTTTGGGAagaacgatcattcctggagcCTGTTCTGCTTTGGTGATGATGGTCGGTACTCGGTCTGGCACAATGGCAGAAgaacatcttcctcctcctcttcctcggtctctgacagagtagcagtgtatgtggactttcctgctggaactctgtctttctacagcgtctcctctgacagactgatccacctccacaccttcaacaccacattcactgaacctctctatcCTGGGTTCAGGTTCGGGTTGGGATCTGGTTCTTCATTGTCTCTGTGTTGAGATCAGTATCAACACtttcctgtcagagaaactgtctctgttggacagaAAGTTCAGTCTGTTTTGAATCTTATTTCTCCTCCAGTCCTTTAAAGATGGAAGTTGCCGTTGTTCAAGGATCCACATGTTCCAGGATCTTTGACAGGAGCCAGTCAAAGCTTCACAGTGAACATCAGCATGTTTCTCTGAAGTTCAGTTCAGCCTGTGTCATGGTAaaggcaggtttatttatatagcacaattcaacagttATTCACAGTGCTTACACagacattaaaaacattaaaaagacaTTAACGAAAAAGTGCCACTAGAGGGAATTTTAGACCATTTCCAGCTAATGCTGGTATATAAACATGGTCCTCCATAGAACAcgctgaaaaagaaacaaaaaaacagaaaacaaatcaggatttatttaagtTTTATGCAATATCCATAATTTATATAGGAAAAATTAATTGTAAGATTAAAGAATCAGCAAATCACCAATAAAGATACAGAATAAGCATTTTATAGTCTACTGCCTAGTCTATGCCTTAACCAATTAATACTTTTTCCATGTTGTTCCGAAATTTGGATTGAAAAAATGTTAAGTTAATCTTTAGAgacttaagaaaaataaatataagaatgAAGTTACATGTAGACCATTGACCAGAGGCCACAGGACTTCAGACACCAAGtcctgtacagggtcacaggggtctgctgtaGCCTATCCCAACTCATTACAGGCAATTATGTTCACTCattgtgaaataataaaattcTCACTTACATTTAAACCTtcactatcttttaacacttgtaaatagtgaaaagaaaagtgtaaataaattctgattaatttgaatgagagaagtttgtgtttattttatacatatttgtctcagctgctggttgcaaaggtctgtgctcggacacGTGTGCACGTGTAACGCCTCCCCTGGAAACAGGCTGACATgtatggaataacagctacCTTGAGAATGATTTTGCTGATAGTTATTATTTTCTTATTAGCTGATGGTCccccgttttgattgattcattttgataattcattttgataagtaatcttttttttattaattattaatacttATCAAaacacaattattaataactctttaataactgaactgaactgaactgaagatTTACAGTCTCAGTGTTGGTATAAGCCTACTTCTTAATGTAGAGCTTTTTTCTGTAAATCGAATAAAGGCAGAGAATGACATGTTAATGCTCTCTGATCCAGACCCGAGGTGAACTTGACCTTCTTCAGACTGCTTTTGCTCTGTGCTGTCCAACTGCGTTTGGATCTACACTAAAGGTGTGTCTGAAGCTGCTCAAGCATTCgcaagatacacacacacacacacacacacacacacacacacacacacacacgtcataCTAATCCAATACCTGTGATTGTGTCCGTGCATTGAGCCAAAGACAGAGATTGAGGTCATATTACGTCACACAATATGGCTGAACCTCAACCCACCAGCGACGACTGACAGTCAGATCATCAGTGTGTAGCGATCCAGGCCTGGTTTACGACACCTCCAGCCACAGACACACTCTCCCCGAATCAAAGGAGATTGAAATACACATTACCCTTTTAGGTAGGTCACACCTGGGGAGGAACGGCTCTCAGACGCCTCCAAAACGATACACATCTTATCCGTAAACAAACCAAATAAGAATTTGAAAGAGTCCTTCGAAGCAGGATGAGTAGAATCCACATCAACCTTTCCCTGAATAAGTTACACCTTAGGGGGAACCGCCTGTCGAAAGCACCACCAGAGAAGAATTCGAGGGAGGCCCATCAGAGCCTGGCACAACAAGGAAATCAAAGGACTTTATAGTCGCAAAATTATCACTTTGAGAAGAACCAGTTCTGACTCCATCCCAAGCAAGCCCAACTCCATGAGAGAAACTTGAAGACTGGAATTAACTTTAGTTAAGAAACCTTCAGTGTGATTTTCCTTtggttaaactacagctctatCTCCATGTCTGTCACCATGGTTGAACTATTATGTTGCTGTTCGTGCCATGACTTTTTAAATGATATCAGGTCCTTTATTAAGTCACAGGACCAATGTAACCATATGCCTTATGTGTATTAATTAAGATATAGTATGCATGAAAACCGTATTAATAtgattatacatatatatagggCTGTCAACGCTTTAAcaacttaacgtcctcttaacaACGACAATGtttttaacgcacgattaaCGCGCAGGATAAAACAAAAACGCACATTCTATCAAGAaaacctttctctctctctctctctctctctctctctctctctctctctctctctctctctctctgatttTATTCTCTCCTCTGATGTTAGTCTAAAGATCCTATAATCACCTTAATAAGTCTTGTTCTCCtccatatgtacatatatatatatatatatatatatatatatactgtatactgtatatacatatatgtagatagataaatagatagatagattcttTGTAATCAAAGGTGGTGCCCCAACGagtttattaaattacttttacttttacttttttttgcagctggAGGAAACTTAATTCTGGTGTTGAAGAACCGTGTTTTAATGGCATTGTCGTCAGTGTTGTTTAGAAGTACAATGGACCACACATGGTCCACAGTTTGGCATGTTTGGTATCAGCAGACAATATTATATGAGTAGACTGATCCTGGTGATGACATCTTTCACGACAACCACATCTCCACCGCCTCTCTAACAACTGGCTTCTGCTCCAGATGGGTCTCTGCCTCCTTTAGAGAGTAACCGGTCAGCAAACAGACCAAAGCCAACGGGACCACCTACACAGAGAGAACACACAACATCGTCAGCTTCCTCCATATTTACGTGTTGGATTGTTTCTTCACCTCCCTACCTTTCTCCTATTTTGAGCAACGTCAGTGTGTTTGTTGATGTCACAGAATGTAATCTCTTCTGTCAGCTCGTCCACTCCATAGATCGCCTTTAGAAGAGCCTCCTCACATCGTCCCTCTGGGTGGCCAGACAGCTTCTTCAATTAAATTGAGTTCAAATCAATTCACTTCTGAATGAGCATTTTTTGTTGAAAATTTAAACTTGCAGCATAGTAATTTCATTTACCTGGAGTAAACGTGTTGCTCTGCGGTACAGTTTGCTGTTGGTGACCTGAACATCAATCATGTAGTTCTGGTACGTCTTCCCCTTTAAAACGTGAGCTCCGGTGCTCACAGCGTTCAGCACCAGCTTAGTGGACAGCTCCCACTGCTGAGAGAGAGAACTCATGCATTTGTTTTCCTTGTATGTAAGCGACACTGAGAGGTGTAAGCAAATCCAGGGTAGGACTCatagtcattaaaaaaaagaaggaaaaaaatatccaAGTCAAAAGACAGGACTGGGGAGCGTTTTGAACTGAAATGTGCGTGTCCCTGTGTGTGATTTACCGCACGTAGTAAGCTTTCCGAGGCTGTAGCTCCCTGAGCCCAAGTGAAGTGCAGCCTGGACGAGCACAGCTTAATTATTTCATCCTGCAAAAGAGAGACAAATCAACTAGGAACATGGGTAGCAACGTACATTAGCTGAACAGTAAGCTAGTCAAGTACTTGTTGTAGAGCAGCTTCATCGTTCCTGTCGGTCTCATGATAAACAGCATGGAGGTTAGACGTCTTCTCT encodes:
- the LOC133425313 gene encoding NLR family CARD domain-containing protein 3-like, coding for MSNRSKNVIIEFKGEQQSSSERVDQQSSEPPSSPSVQQHQTQLDSIFLLLEDNIVMFVKNELKKIQRVLSPDYPESLVYLLEGEDEAQRKSSREAFVKITVNFLRRMKQEELAECLQSCAFGAVYQKQLKSKLKKKYQCVFEGIVKAGNPTLLEQIYTELYITEGGTGEVNDEHEVRQIEAASRKPDRAETTIRQEDIFKLPPGRDEPIRTVMTKGVAGIGKTVLTQKFTLDWTEGRTNQDIQFLFPFTFRELNVLKEKTFSLVELVHHFFAETREICSFEEFQVVFIFDGLDESRLPLDFHNNEFLTDVTESTSVDVLLTNLIRGNLLPSARLWITTRPAAANQIPPECVSMVTEVRGFTDPQKEEYFRKRFREEEQTSSIISHIKTSQSLHIMCHIPVFCWITATVLEKVLETREGGKLPKTLTEMYIHFLVVQAKLKKVKYDGGAETDPHWSPESRKMIRSLGKLAFEQLQKGNLIFYESDLRECGIDVREASVYSGVFTQIFREESSLYQDQVFCFIHLSVQEFLAALHVHRTFITSGVNLLEEQKNTFRWFKIRAETDLYQSAVDKALQSPNGHLDLFLRFLLGLSLETNQTLLRGLLEPKRQSSDNNQETIKYIKKKISGDQSAEKSINLFHCLNELNDGSLVEEVQQSLRSGRLSTDKLSPAQWSALVFILLSSEEDLEVFDLKKFSASEEVLRRLLPVVKASKKVLLSGCNLSEHICADLSTVLSSQSSSLTELDLSDNDLQDSGLKKLCPGLESPHCKLESLRLSSCLISEEGGASLVSALSSNPSHLRELDLSYNHPGESAVQLLSAGLEDPRWRLDTLRVEPAGQRWLTSGLRKYSCQLTIDTNTVNNNIKLSDKNRKMKYVKEDQSYPDHPDRFDHCCQLLCREVLTGRCYWEVRWKGYVSVSVSYRRISRKGESNVCVFGKNDHSWSLFCFGDDGRYSVWHNGRRTSSSSSSSVSDRVAVYVDFPAGTLSFYSVSSDRLIHLHTFNTTFTEPLYPGFRFGLGSGSSLSLC